TTGTGGATCTTCAAAATTAAAAGCGCAATATTAGGTATTTTTTCCGAGAGCTCAGCTAATTAATGAAAGAAAGTGACCCTGAGATTTCACATCCACATGAGAAAACTTGACACTAAATTGCCTCAATAGCTAGGCAGGCGGCCAGATAAATAAGTCCGAATAATTTAAGACTTGAATTTTAAACTCATGATTTCATACATTCATTGAATTTATCAAACAAAAAAATATCAAACCGTCCATAAAATCAAGAGTTATTTATCATTTTTCAGGAGTATTTtgtgggttagaaaaataaaaagcaTAAAGGGAAAGGTTCTcgatatataaattattaaatatttcTTGCAACATgagagtacttttttttttttcttttttttgcgaAACAACATGAGAGTACTTGAAAATacctgaaaatatatttacattaaAACAAGGAGTAAACAACATAGTATAACAGTAAATAACTAACACTCGTGGAAATAAAGAATACAAGTTTTCTTACACATAAAAAGAAACAATCAAACCAAGACTCCTACTACAGTGTGTCAGCATTTCTGATCCCAAATTCGACTTTTCAACCGTAAACGATCGAATTCGATACATCTAGCAATTGCGTTTAGACGGAAGCATACAAGTGAGGGATGAAAGAAAACCACTTGAATCCACAACTCCACTTGTCCGGCAATGAAGGGCATTTAGGAAGCCAATGCCAAGTCCTTCTCGAGACTTTGTAATACAAAATCTCTGGCCAAGTATAGCAGCAAACACATATCATTCCTTCATGCCAAAAGCAGTACACATGTTCATAATTGTGGTAACAAACTGACATAAATTTCTTACATATCAATTCAGGCACACTCTCGATTTCTATCCAATTATTCCCTTCATCGTGTTCCAATTTCCACAATTTAAGCCTCCTAGAAATACCATTTCTTCCTACCCCGCCGATCAGATACAATCCTCCTGCATGATCACTCACAAGCCTAACAAAAATAAGTTCATCAGGCAATCCTGAAATAGGTCTGTCCCATTTCCCAGTTTCCAAATCGAAGGAGACGACTGAAAACGGCTCTGGAGTCGTGAAATACAAACACCCTTTTGAAAAGACTCCCTCTTGATGACAATTCTCGTTTAGAATCGGAGCGAAACCCTCGAATCTGTTCCAAATATGAGTTTTTGAATCGTAAACAAAAACAGAGTTTGAAGAGTACTTCGAACATAACGCAAACACCTTGTATGCACCAGGAGTTGAAACCAAAGTGAGCAATTCGAAGGAGAAAGAGTAAGTAGGAAACTTAATAACCCTAGAAGAATTGGTCAAAAGGTTGGATACAAGCAAGGAAGCCGATTTTCCCATTGAAAAACACAAAAGGCCATTGGAAGCAGAGAGAGGGGTAGGATTGGAAACAACGGAATTTTCAGGAAGAACTAAATTACGCCAAGTGGATAGCTTCGAATCGTATAGAGGGAATTCATTGTAACACTGAGGATGCGAAAGCAAGAGGAAAGACGAACAAGGCGAAGAAGATGAATACTTGGAAACGAAGGTAGGAGTGTAAATTAGGGTTTTGAAGTGTTTACAAGTGGGTCGAAGATAAAGAAGAGACTTTAATGGCAAGAAACAGAGTATGTGGTCGAGAAGTTCTTGAGGTAATCTGCTCCAGATTAAAGGATCCAATTCCATCatcattgatgatgatgatgaaggaggAGACTTTGATAACGGTTTATTAGTTAACATGAAATCTTCAATCTTGAAATCAGGGTTGATAAAGTTGTTGTGAGATTTAATGGGAACattaaacatcatcatcatgatGATTTAAGGGTTTTAGGTAGAGACAGAGATTGCTTGAgagagaagatatatatatatatatatatatacagtctaTCTTTTGAGTTGAGTATTGCCGCGTTTACATTCAATCATATTatatacttataaaaatacaaCTAATTAAGAGAGCGAGTCAGTAGTTTAGTTAGCACGCAGGAATATTTTAAGATGATGATGGTAGCGGTTAAGTTGACTATAAGATTTTGGCATAATAGCAGATTACGTACCTTAAATTTTAATAATCTTACAGTCTAGTCCCTAAACTTTCAATTTTTGCTAATAGAGATTTGAACTTTGAAATCTATTTAAGCATCAACTTGTCATGTGGACCCAATGCTTTAAGTTTACATGTTCATGTGGCAGTTTGCTAAGTTTACTAAAGTTTAGATACTCTTCAAGTTGTGATAAAATACTATACATTGTGATATATAAAAATAGAAATGAAAAACTCAATGTGATATATTGAAAGGGATGATAATATTTTTGTTACGTGAAAGAGACATATTTAATATTTTTAGTGGAATATAAAAAGGAATAAAAATCCTTGTGAACCTAATTATCCAAatatataattgaaataaaaaGAAAACATCCATACAAAATATATAATTTCCTTTTCTGAAAGACAGATGCATAACATTTTAGTGGAAAAGAAAGAAATATTAAAAATCCAATGTGGTTACGTGAATTTAATTTTACAAATATGAAAATTCAGATCAGGATCACGTGTCAAGCCGGTCCCGGGAATATTGAAGTACCAAGTGGGCTTTTGGGCTGACTTAACATGTGGGCTCTTTTCTTTACTTCCACTCAGAtctaatttatatttattattattaattattttcatACCTTTTCTCAACCGTGTATGGTCGTGTGCGCGGTCGCACTACTACAAACCAATATTTTAGTCCAGTAATTACTTgtattttttaaactatattttaaTATCCCTTACAAGTTAATTAGTCTGAggggaaggaaaaaaaaaaagataaggAATGTTGAGCTGATTAGAAATTTTGAAGATTAAGGTTATTTTAGACATTTGATTTTAAGACATCAATAATAAAGTAAATCTGCTCGTTACAatcaaaaaataaataatatatttcttTAATGTAAATAGTGTTCTAATGatgactttttaaaataaaataaaaaatctatTAATTTAATAAGATTTTATTTTTTAATGTAAAAAAATGATTTGGTGCATAACATGCATCTTATATACTACTTATCGATCCAATTAGAATCCAAACTGcccaaacacacacatatataaacataaaaataaggTAGCTATCAATCACACTTTAAATATCCGTTTATCTAATGTGCATATATATTACGGCATTGAACAAAAGATTACAGAAGCAATGAATATTGAAGATTAAGAACTTCACGACAAATAAAAAAGATagttatttcaaaaaaaaaaaaatagatagttGAAGAATTCGTGTTGACTAGTCTAGGCACATGATTTTATATTACTCTATCAATATATATCACTGAGACAGTAAAAACATTTTTTGCCCAATTTgactataatttttttttaatcatatataattgACTGTATAATTAACTAAACTGTGCACTGTTTAGAATTTAGGGTTAGTTTGGATCAAAGTAATTATACAAAGATAGTTCATTTCAAGATAATTCTACCATGTATCAGCACCACATCCTCTCCCGAACATTAGATATATTGTCCAAAATAGAATATTTTATAAAACAATAATGATCTCATAATTTAAATTCATCACAtaacatatatattttttatacttaacatgtatatatatacacatatatatatccaagaaagaaatatatatatatatatatcaattttttcatcTTTTTTTTCTAACGgtactaaatattaaaattttaagagAAAATTttctaatatattttattattgaGAAAATAATCAAATTCGATGTGTTGTAGGCTTTTCTTGATCGAATATTTATTTCGAAAAAATAAGGATAGAACTTAGATGTGAATTTTTAGTGTTAGTCTTGTTGATTTTTTAGAAAATGACATGCATAAAATAAAATCCATTCAGCACTTAACTATAATTCCCCTGATAAATGTTACTCCGTAACTTCTGTTAATTTTGTATCCCAAACAAACTAACatcaaataataaaaaattaaaaagttgGCCCACGTTCCCTTTCTTCTCTTCAGATCAGTCTCCTCCTCCTCTCTCTCCCGGTCACCGAAAAATTATAAAAGTACCATTGATTGTTAATACGTAGACGAAAAGATGAGAATTGGATCGGAGGTGGACGAAACTACTATTCCCGGGTATACGAAATCCGGGAATATAACATTAATTACAAAATTATCTATTTCTGGATTTGACAAACTCGGGAATACATTCGCAAAAATGAAGGATTATCTATTCTCGGGTTTGTCAAATCCGAAATTAAAGTTAATTAATGACGATTAACAATCCCGGTTTTGAGAAACCCGAGAATAGTAAACGGTGTTCACCTTCTAGGGTTCCGTTATATAACAGTGCGTTGCCCGTCCCGTCACCGCCCCATCTCTATCTCTCTCCCGTCATTCACTTTTTCTCAATTAATCAAAAAATCACTACTACATCCAATTAATTAATCGAAAATCTCGGCATATATTGCAGATAAAAGCTTTTTAATTGGGACAATAATAAAGTTGCGTTTGTCATTATCTTAATCGATTGGGTTTGATCATACATCGTCGATTGGGTCTGTACATCATGATTACGATGTGTCGATTGAAAAAACTTATTGATAGATCTGGTGCTAAGATGACTGAGGAGTGGAGGCGTGGCGACGGTGGAAAGGGGCTGGAGACTTGGAGTCTATGGCGTTAAGGGTTAAACCGATAAACGTCTGTTAATTTGTTTATTTGACGGGCGTTTATATGAGATTGTGAAGGTCAGTTAGGTtatgtgtaattttattttatacatattATTTTTTAAAAAGGATCGAACTAACAACTAAAGTCC
The sequence above is drawn from the Rutidosis leptorrhynchoides isolate AG116_Rl617_1_P2 unplaced genomic scaffold, CSIRO_AGI_Rlap_v1 contig206, whole genome shotgun sequence genome and encodes:
- the LOC139881885 gene encoding F-box/kelch-repeat protein At5g43190-like; this encodes MMMMFNVPIKSHNNFINPDFKIEDFMLTNKPLSKSPPSSSSSMMMELDPLIWSRLPQELLDHILCFLPLKSLLYLRPTCKHFKTLIYTPTFVSKYSSSSPCSSFLLLSHPQCYNEFPLYDSKLSTWRNLVLPENSVVSNPTPLSASNGLLCFSMGKSASLLVSNLLTNSSRVIKFPTYSFSFELLTLVSTPGAYKVFALCSKYSSNSVFVYDSKTHIWNRFEGFAPILNENCHQEGVFSKGCLYFTTPEPFSVVSFDLETGKWDRPISGLPDELIFVRLVSDHAGGLYLIGGVGRNGISRRLKLWKLEHDEGNNWIEIESVPELICKKFMSVCYHNYEHVYCFWHEGMICVCCYTWPEILYYKVSRRTWHWLPKCPSLPDKWSCGFKWFSFIPHLYASV